One Syntrophales bacterium DNA segment encodes these proteins:
- a CDS encoding NAD(P)-binding protein — protein sequence MITIRIDGKECPAQKGQTIIDAARANGIDIPSLGYDPRVTPPSNVEAAFVELHEKEGIRFVSATATAAAEGMEVRTESDALTSYRKIYLQAILRHHYGDCTAPCVRRCPAHIDIQKYIYHVDAGNFAEALETIKESNPLPAVCGRVCPHPCEADCRRNAVDGPVNINSIKRFVADWDRRQLTPYRPECAPDTGFRVAVIGAGPAGLTAAWFLRRAGHKVEIFEMQEAAGGMLRWGIPYYRLPEEELDAEIRSILDLGIDIHYGKKLGRDFTLDSLKKDGFDSVFIGLGAQKATPIGVEGEDLPGVVSGLDFLAALARGEKPDTGDRVIVLGGGNTAMDAARSAVRLGVRDVVVAYRRTRREMPAQEEEIKEALEEGVDIQYLTAPLAIKKEGPLLRLTCTKMELGEPDKSGRRRPVPVPGSEFTLMATMIISAIGQAVDGDGMEDSRLLDRWGNVRVDPATMQTEIPWVFSGGDCVTGPDIAISAIAAGKTAAESIDCFLREEAVRLPVTPYTCTKGDWRDIPKDAFNGVRPARRNEIAVRAPEVRRTTFAESTRTWDADSAMAEASRCLLCGCSERYGCDLRDYASRYGVRYDESQPGTSLPVDDNHPIIRRDPGKCILCGLCLKVCREMEGVSALSFYETDNVLTIGPNDHRPLDFTTCVACGHCATICPTGALTLKPVLPSLYRALHSPELTVVAQIAPAVRAAFGQHYGIPPEGVMPVLSAGLKKLGFNFVFDTCWAADLTIMEEGTEFLSRLAEGGVLPQITSCCPAWVNYCEKTAPDILPNLSSCKSPQQMFGAVLKRYFARELRLRPELLCFVSIMPCNAKKYEAARPEFCPDGVPDVDIVITTSDVIAMFEERHIDPLSIPPAAVDAFFGKVSGAGIIFGASGGVAEAALRLASEKITGRRMESLNYEGVRGMQGVKEALVRLGETDVRLAVVSGLQNAQGMIDRIRAGDAPYDLIEVMACPGGCINGSGNPAPQLKSDTEYRLEVLYRLDQEAPIRTSQDNPSVQDVYRNWLGQPDSDLSHRALHTTYRRRSMRPRDAADDVSRAASAVLDVGVCIGTNCYIKGSWRLLEGLAAELKRRGLLERCRVKARFCTGQCQDGPNITIGSRIFGTVNPDDAAGIIDRYLLPALNGELEGEE from the coding sequence ATGATCACCATTCGCATCGACGGGAAAGAATGCCCGGCCCAAAAAGGGCAGACCATCATTGACGCCGCCCGCGCCAACGGCATCGATATCCCCTCCCTCGGCTACGACCCCCGTGTCACTCCACCCAGCAATGTGGAAGCAGCCTTCGTAGAACTCCATGAGAAAGAAGGCATCCGGTTCGTCTCGGCGACGGCGACCGCGGCGGCCGAAGGCATGGAGGTCCGCACGGAATCGGACGCCCTGACAAGTTATCGAAAAATCTACCTCCAGGCCATCCTCCGCCACCATTACGGCGACTGTACCGCACCCTGCGTCCGCCGCTGTCCCGCCCACATCGACATCCAGAAATACATCTATCACGTGGACGCCGGAAATTTTGCGGAGGCGCTGGAAACCATAAAGGAAAGCAACCCTCTGCCGGCCGTGTGTGGCCGTGTCTGCCCCCATCCCTGCGAAGCGGACTGCCGGAGAAACGCTGTGGACGGCCCCGTGAACATCAACAGCATCAAGCGTTTCGTTGCCGACTGGGACCGGCGCCAGCTTACCCCCTACCGGCCGGAATGTGCGCCCGACACGGGGTTCCGAGTCGCCGTCATCGGTGCCGGCCCCGCCGGGCTGACCGCGGCCTGGTTTCTCAGAAGGGCCGGACACAAGGTCGAGATCTTCGAAATGCAGGAGGCCGCAGGGGGAATGCTTCGCTGGGGGATTCCCTATTACCGCCTTCCGGAAGAGGAACTCGACGCGGAGATCCGGTCTATTCTGGATCTCGGAATCGACATTCATTACGGAAAGAAACTGGGACGGGATTTCACCCTCGACTCCCTGAAGAAGGATGGATTTGACTCGGTTTTCATCGGCCTCGGAGCACAAAAGGCAACCCCCATCGGGGTGGAAGGGGAAGACCTTCCCGGCGTGGTCTCCGGACTGGATTTCCTCGCCGCCCTGGCACGCGGTGAAAAGCCGGACACAGGAGACCGGGTGATCGTTCTCGGTGGCGGAAACACCGCCATGGACGCAGCGCGCAGTGCCGTCCGTCTCGGGGTCCGGGATGTCGTCGTGGCCTACCGGAGAACGCGCCGGGAAATGCCGGCCCAGGAGGAAGAGATCAAGGAGGCCCTGGAAGAAGGGGTGGACATCCAATACCTGACGGCCCCCCTGGCCATCAAAAAGGAAGGTCCGCTGCTCCGGCTGACCTGCACAAAAATGGAGCTTGGGGAGCCGGACAAGAGCGGGCGGAGAAGGCCCGTTCCCGTTCCCGGGTCGGAATTCACTCTCATGGCGACGATGATCATCTCCGCCATCGGCCAGGCCGTAGACGGTGACGGCATGGAAGACAGCCGGCTCCTCGACCGATGGGGAAACGTCCGCGTCGATCCGGCAACGATGCAGACGGAGATTCCCTGGGTCTTCTCGGGCGGAGACTGCGTCACGGGACCCGACATCGCCATTTCCGCCATTGCGGCGGGGAAAACGGCGGCGGAATCCATTGACTGCTTCCTCCGGGAGGAAGCGGTCCGGCTTCCCGTCACGCCTTACACCTGCACAAAGGGAGACTGGCGGGACATCCCGAAGGACGCCTTCAACGGCGTCAGGCCCGCCCGGAGAAATGAAATCGCTGTCCGGGCTCCGGAGGTAAGAAGAACCACCTTTGCGGAATCGACGCGGACCTGGGACGCCGACTCGGCCATGGCGGAGGCGTCCCGATGCCTCCTGTGCGGCTGCTCCGAGCGCTATGGATGCGATCTGCGCGATTACGCCAGCCGTTACGGCGTCCGGTACGATGAATCCCAGCCGGGAACCTCCCTGCCCGTGGATGACAACCACCCGATCATCCGGCGCGACCCCGGCAAATGCATTCTCTGCGGCCTCTGCCTCAAGGTATGCCGCGAGATGGAGGGGGTCTCGGCCCTGAGTTTTTACGAGACAGACAACGTGCTCACCATCGGCCCGAACGATCACCGTCCGCTCGATTTCACGACCTGCGTCGCCTGCGGTCACTGCGCAACCATCTGCCCCACGGGAGCGTTGACGCTGAAACCGGTCCTTCCTTCGCTGTACCGGGCCCTGCACAGCCCCGAGCTGACCGTGGTCGCCCAGATCGCCCCGGCCGTCCGCGCCGCCTTCGGACAGCATTACGGAATTCCGCCGGAAGGGGTCATGCCTGTGCTGAGCGCGGGGCTGAAGAAGCTGGGATTCAACTTCGTCTTCGACACCTGCTGGGCGGCGGACCTCACCATCATGGAGGAAGGCACGGAATTCCTCTCCCGTCTCGCCGAGGGAGGCGTGCTTCCTCAGATCACCTCGTGCTGCCCCGCCTGGGTGAACTACTGTGAGAAAACGGCGCCGGACATTCTGCCCAATCTTTCCTCCTGCAAGTCTCCGCAGCAGATGTTCGGCGCGGTCCTGAAACGGTACTTCGCCAGGGAACTCCGCCTGAGGCCGGAACTCCTCTGTTTCGTCTCGATCATGCCCTGCAATGCCAAGAAATACGAGGCCGCCCGTCCCGAGTTCTGTCCGGACGGCGTTCCGGACGTGGACATCGTGATCACGACGAGCGACGTGATCGCCATGTTCGAGGAAAGGCACATCGACCCCCTGTCGATTCCGCCCGCGGCCGTGGATGCTTTCTTCGGGAAGGTCAGCGGCGCCGGCATCATCTTCGGGGCCAGCGGCGGTGTGGCGGAGGCCGCCCTCCGCCTGGCCTCGGAAAAGATCACCGGCCGGCGGATGGAAAGCCTCAACTACGAGGGGGTCCGGGGCATGCAGGGGGTCAAGGAAGCCCTGGTCCGGCTGGGGGAGACGGACGTCCGGCTGGCCGTCGTCAGCGGACTGCAGAACGCCCAGGGAATGATCGACCGGATCCGTGCCGGCGACGCCCCCTACGACCTCATCGAGGTCATGGCCTGCCCCGGGGGATGCATCAACGGCTCGGGCAACCCGGCCCCACAGCTGAAAAGCGATACGGAGTACCGCCTGGAAGTCCTCTATCGGCTGGACCAGGAGGCCCCCATACGGACCAGCCAGGACAACCCGTCCGTCCAGGACGTCTATAGGAACTGGCTCGGACAACCGGACAGCGACCTGTCCCACCGTGCCTTGCATACGACGTACCGGCGCCGATCCATGCGCCCGCGAGACGCGGCCGATGACGTATCCCGCGCCGCTTCCGCGGTTCTGGACGTAGGTGTCTGTATCGGCACGAACTGTTACATCAAGGGATCCTGGAGGCTGTTGGAGGGCCTGGCAGCCGAGCTGAAACGACGGGGGCTCCTGGAGCGCTGCCGCGTGAAGGCCCGTTTCTGCACAGGACAGTGCCAGGACGGCCCGAACATCACCATCGGCAGCCGGATCTTCGGCACCGTCAATCCCGATGATGCCGCGGGCATTATCGACCGGTACCTGCTACCTGCCCTGAACGGAGAACTCGAGGGAGAGGAATAA
- a CDS encoding electron transfer flavoprotein subunit beta/FixA family protein, whose translation MPVLVACFKWVVDEAYIRRTSAGELDLSSVSYKISDYDRNALEEAARLKEAAGGSIAAVTVGIPEATKGVKDALSRGADQAFFVADASFGDIGAPETAGILAEVIRSRIGNFDLILCGEGSSDRYDQQVGIRLAERLGIPCISFVQRIDLEDGRLLAERRLEDGIERVSAPLPAVVTVLPDINVPRIPGVKDTLSASRKPVVTIGREELSGLPEAHFRTVSLTASRLERQCERFGNDGPEISRFVGALRQKGILL comes from the coding sequence ATGCCAGTCCTGGTTGCCTGTTTCAAGTGGGTCGTCGATGAGGCGTACATCCGGCGGACCTCCGCAGGAGAACTGGACCTTTCTTCGGTCAGTTACAAGATCAGCGATTATGACCGCAACGCCCTGGAAGAGGCGGCCCGCCTGAAGGAAGCGGCCGGGGGCTCCATTGCCGCCGTGACCGTGGGCATCCCCGAGGCGACCAAGGGCGTCAAGGACGCCCTCTCCCGGGGCGCCGACCAGGCCTTCTTTGTCGCCGACGCCTCATTCGGCGATATCGGCGCCCCCGAAACGGCAGGCATCCTGGCCGAGGTCATCCGGAGCCGCATCGGGAATTTCGATCTGATCCTCTGCGGGGAAGGATCGAGCGACCGTTACGACCAGCAGGTGGGAATCCGCCTGGCGGAGCGTCTGGGCATCCCCTGCATTTCCTTTGTTCAAAGGATCGACCTGGAGGACGGGCGTCTGTTGGCCGAACGGCGTCTGGAGGACGGCATCGAACGGGTTTCCGCCCCACTTCCCGCCGTCGTGACGGTCCTTCCAGACATCAACGTCCCCAGGATCCCCGGTGTAAAAGACACCCTTTCGGCCTCCCGCAAACCCGTCGTCACGATCGGCAGGGAGGAACTGTCCGGATTGCCGGAAGCGCATTTCCGCACCGTGTCGCTGACGGCATCAAGACTGGAACGTCAATGTGAGCGTTTCGGAAATGACGGACCGGAAATCAGCCGCTTCGTCGGGGCGCTCCGGCAAAAAGGGATTCTCCTATAA
- a CDS encoding M20 family metallo-hydrolase — MIRQDLYHRIAARIDRYEADMIRLQTELTAIPALAPENGGDGEYKKSRRLKELLGEYGFPEVREINAPDDRVSDGVRPNLVTLIPGRTSRRVWILTHMDIVPPGELSFWEGDPYTVRVHDGKVFGRGTEDNQQDLVASVFAAKAFLDEGITPEASIGLAFVSDEETASHKGLDYILQSPENPFRRDDLLVVPDSGNEDGSLIEIAEKSILWLCITTIGKQCHASRPDMGVNAFRAASHLVVRLNGLHERFGAADPLFNPPRSTFEPTRKDANVPNVNTIPGEDVFYLDCRVLPQYDLGEVETVIRSMADEIEKGFGVSISVSSVQRIQSPPATPHSSPIVSALKEAIRDVYAVSAEPRGVGAGTVAAFFRAAGYPVAVWSRCRYMAHQPNEYALLSSMTGNAKVYAHLALQETES; from the coding sequence ATGATCCGGCAGGACCTTTACCATCGCATAGCCGCACGCATCGATCGCTACGAAGCGGACATGATCCGCCTCCAGACCGAGTTGACCGCCATCCCCGCCCTCGCCCCGGAAAACGGCGGGGACGGAGAATACAAAAAATCGCGGCGTCTGAAAGAGCTGCTCGGGGAATACGGATTCCCGGAGGTCCGGGAGATCAACGCCCCCGACGACCGCGTATCCGACGGCGTCCGCCCGAATCTGGTAACTCTGATCCCGGGACGGACCAGCCGGCGGGTCTGGATCCTGACACACATGGACATTGTTCCGCCGGGCGAACTCTCCTTCTGGGAGGGAGATCCCTACACGGTCCGCGTTCATGACGGCAAGGTCTTCGGAAGAGGAACCGAAGACAACCAGCAGGACTTGGTCGCCTCGGTCTTCGCCGCCAAGGCATTCCTCGATGAGGGGATCACCCCGGAGGCGTCCATCGGTCTGGCCTTCGTGTCGGACGAGGAAACGGCCAGCCACAAGGGCCTCGATTACATCCTGCAAAGTCCTGAAAATCCTTTCCGAAGGGACGATCTCCTGGTGGTTCCCGATTCAGGAAACGAAGACGGCTCCCTGATCGAGATCGCCGAGAAGAGCATCCTCTGGCTCTGCATCACAACCATCGGGAAGCAATGCCATGCCAGCAGGCCCGACATGGGCGTCAATGCCTTCCGGGCGGCGTCCCATTTGGTCGTTCGCCTGAACGGACTCCATGAGCGTTTCGGAGCCGCCGATCCCCTCTTCAATCCTCCCCGGAGCACCTTCGAGCCGACCCGGAAGGATGCCAACGTCCCCAACGTCAACACGATTCCCGGTGAAGACGTCTTCTACCTGGACTGCCGGGTTCTCCCGCAATACGACCTTGGCGAAGTCGAGACGGTCATCCGCTCCATGGCCGATGAAATCGAGAAGGGGTTCGGTGTTTCCATCTCTGTCTCATCGGTGCAGAGGATCCAGTCTCCCCCTGCAACCCCGCACTCGTCGCCGATCGTCTCCGCCCTCAAGGAGGCCATCCGCGATGTGTACGCCGTTTCCGCCGAGCCCCGGGGGGTGGGGGCCGGCACCGTCGCCGCCTTCTTCCGGGCCGCCGGGTATCCCGTGGCCGTCTGGAGCCGCTGCCGCTACATGGCCCACCAGCCGAACGAATATGCCCTTCTGTCCAGCATGACGGGCAATGCCAAAGTCTACGCCCACCTGGCCCTCCAGGAAACGGAATCCTGA
- a CDS encoding acyl-CoA dehydrogenase family protein, whose amino-acid sequence MDFRLTEEQELIRKNMREFAEKYVDPIAAEIDENSRHPVELFRQLAEGDWMGIPIPQEYGGAGADYLTHTVAVEELSRSCSSTGFTVSIHVGIACMLINLFGSEEQKKKFLVPMARGRDLGAFVLTEPGAGTDVMAATTMAVADGNDYVINGTKTFTSNGPTGDTYLVFAWTDKAAGRKGMSTFIVSKETAGMKAGEHFDKMGLRSSQTSEMVFKDCRVPKENLLGKEGNGMAMAMTGFDHGRVGIAAQSVGILQAALDESIKYGKERVQFGTPIARHQAISWMIADMATDLSAARYLTYAAAWLKDQKQPFSKEASMAKLFAAEAAMKHTIKAVQIHGGYGYCKGAKVERLMRDAKITEIYEGTSEAQRMVISGNVLR is encoded by the coding sequence ATGGATTTCAGACTTACGGAAGAGCAGGAACTCATTCGCAAGAACATGAGGGAATTCGCCGAGAAGTACGTTGATCCCATCGCCGCCGAGATCGACGAGAACAGCCGGCATCCCGTGGAGCTGTTCCGGCAGCTCGCCGAGGGGGATTGGATGGGGATTCCCATTCCCCAGGAATACGGCGGAGCCGGTGCGGATTATCTGACCCATACGGTGGCCGTGGAGGAGCTTTCCCGGTCTTGCTCGTCCACCGGGTTCACCGTGTCCATCCACGTCGGCATTGCCTGCATGCTGATCAACCTCTTCGGCAGCGAAGAACAGAAGAAGAAGTTCCTCGTCCCCATGGCCAGGGGCCGGGATCTGGGCGCGTTCGTCCTGACGGAGCCCGGGGCCGGAACGGACGTCATGGCGGCCACGACCATGGCCGTGGCGGACGGAAACGATTACGTGATCAATGGCACGAAGACCTTCACCTCCAACGGCCCCACGGGCGATACCTACCTGGTCTTCGCCTGGACGGACAAGGCCGCGGGCCGCAAGGGCATGAGCACCTTCATCGTTTCCAAGGAGACCGCCGGGATGAAGGCGGGGGAGCACTTTGACAAGATGGGTCTCCGCTCCTCCCAGACTTCCGAGATGGTCTTCAAGGACTGCCGGGTCCCGAAGGAAAACCTGCTGGGAAAGGAAGGAAACGGCATGGCCATGGCCATGACGGGGTTCGACCACGGGCGCGTCGGGATCGCGGCCCAGTCCGTTGGAATCCTGCAGGCGGCCCTGGACGAATCGATCAAGTACGGCAAGGAGCGCGTCCAGTTCGGAACTCCCATCGCCCGTCACCAGGCCATTTCATGGATGATCGCCGACATGGCGACGGACCTGTCCGCCGCCCGCTATCTCACGTATGCCGCCGCCTGGCTGAAAGACCAGAAGCAGCCCTTCAGCAAGGAGGCCTCCATGGCCAAGCTGTTCGCCGCCGAGGCCGCCATGAAGCACACGATCAAGGCCGTTCAGATCCACGGGGGATACGGGTACTGCAAGGGTGCCAAGGTGGAGCGCCTCATGCGGGACGCCAAGATCACCGAGATCTACGAGGGTACGTCGGAGGCCCAGCGGATGGTGATCTCCGGAAACGTACTCCGTTAG
- a CDS encoding pitrilysin family protein, protein MRRLPAVLLAFVPILLLCFPVAAAGAEPRRTAPASLVSPDSLSYPPLEFEVPRADRFRLKNGIVVFFLQDREVPIVNIQAFLKAGSLQDPDGREGLAELTATVMRTGGIRSLPGREVDERLDYLAAEAGLAAGPQAVTATLSILKKDIEEGMAIFAGMLRSPVFEEDRLRLAKELKKEELQRIADDPQRLAFREFNRFFYRNSPWGRMSSLASIDAVHRKDLVQWHRRYFSPRNLWIGVSGDITREEAEAVLDRHFGTWTAPEAVGMETPPPAPQRRGIRLVPKETPQSIVIAGYPAPPKGAPDSPAFEVLDFLLGSGGFFSRIFQEVRTDRGLAYSTGSFYRSRTDHGLFGSYAFTGTKTAIPVLSLLEKIIGESGKGTFTEKDLKLAQDSLLNSFLFSFHSSGQIVRSRLSVEFDGLPADYLETYRERIRRVTLDDLKRAANRWLDPGRASILVLGNSREFEGGLEPFGDVSTVP, encoded by the coding sequence ATGAGGCGTCTGCCGGCTGTATTGCTTGCGTTTGTGCCAATCCTTCTTCTCTGTTTCCCCGTGGCGGCAGCGGGCGCGGAGCCCCGCCGGACTGCACCGGCGTCTCTCGTTTCTCCGGACAGCCTCTCCTATCCGCCGCTGGAATTTGAGGTTCCACGGGCCGACCGCTTCCGGCTGAAAAACGGAATCGTCGTTTTTTTTCTTCAGGACCGCGAGGTCCCGATCGTCAATATCCAGGCCTTTCTGAAGGCGGGGTCCCTTCAGGACCCGGACGGCAGGGAGGGGCTGGCGGAGCTGACCGCCACGGTGATGCGTACCGGCGGCATCCGTTCCCTTCCTGGACGCGAAGTGGATGAACGCCTGGACTACCTGGCCGCCGAAGCCGGTTTGGCTGCGGGTCCGCAGGCCGTCACGGCGACCCTGTCCATCCTGAAAAAGGACATCGAGGAGGGGATGGCGATCTTCGCCGGCATGCTTCGCAGCCCTGTCTTCGAGGAGGACAGGCTGCGCCTGGCAAAGGAACTGAAAAAGGAGGAACTGCAGAGGATCGCCGACGATCCCCAGCGCCTGGCCTTCCGTGAATTCAACCGCTTTTTCTACCGGAACAGCCCCTGGGGCCGTATGAGTTCCCTGGCGTCCATCGACGCCGTCCACCGGAAGGACCTGGTCCAGTGGCACCGGCGCTACTTCTCCCCGCGCAATCTCTGGATTGGCGTAAGCGGCGACATAACCCGGGAAGAAGCGGAGGCCGTCCTCGATCGCCATTTCGGAACCTGGACCGCCCCAGAGGCTGTCGGGATGGAGACGCCCCCACCCGCTCCCCAACGGCGCGGAATCCGGCTCGTTCCCAAGGAGACGCCGCAGTCCATCGTCATCGCCGGCTATCCGGCCCCGCCGAAAGGCGCCCCGGACTCTCCCGCCTTCGAGGTCCTCGATTTTCTCCTGGGAAGCGGCGGCTTCTTCTCCCGGATCTTCCAGGAGGTCCGGACCGACCGCGGGCTTGCCTACAGCACGGGCAGCTTTTACCGGAGCCGCACGGACCACGGACTCTTCGGCTCCTATGCCTTTACCGGAACAAAGACCGCCATACCGGTTCTGTCGCTGCTGGAAAAAATCATTGGGGAGAGCGGGAAAGGCACCTTCACGGAAAAAGACCTGAAGCTGGCCCAGGATTCCCTGCTCAACAGCTTCCTCTTTTCATTCCATTCGTCCGGACAAATCGTCAGGAGCCGCCTCTCCGTCGAATTCGACGGCCTTCCCGCCGATTATCTCGAGACCTACCGGGAACGGATCCGCCGCGTCACCCTTGACGACCTTAAGAGGGCGGCGAACCGCTGGCTGGACCCCGGACGGGCCTCGATCCTCGTTCTGGGCAATTCCCGTGAATTCGAAGGCGGTCTTGAGCCGTTCGGAGACGTTTCGACGGTTCCATAA
- a CDS encoding pitrilysin family protein, with amino-acid sequence MMKKTPERHLFLFVLAGLLFCGSIAHGQDLEDRVIRRVLPNGLTVLLLERPLSPTVSLYIRYKAGAVDDPDSGTGAAHLLEHMLFKGTESIGPLDRAADAELLERILQTGRELDRERARGNRADAEKLKALSARLQDQQSRHRKTFRSNEIDRLYTMNGGVSLNASTGQDVTTYHVSLPMNRIELWARIESDRMIRPVFREFYSERDVVQEERRQRTDADPEGLLYERFMAAAFISHPYRRPILGWPSDIAFLDPAVLQSFLLHHHAPNNTVIAVVGRIRPDEVFRLIERYFGDIPRQEIPPGRLTEEPPQKGERRIRVHFDARPQLMIGWHKPALPHYDDYVFDVIEALLSRGRTSRFYRNLVEEKGVAESAAASSSLPGSRYPNLFAFFGTPREPHSPEALEKAVYAEIARLQEEPVPEKELAKVKNRMRADSIRELASNEGMASRLSYYEAVAGDWRYITGHLKAIDRITAEDVQRVARTYLIPDNRTVAVLEKKR; translated from the coding sequence ATGATGAAGAAGACGCCTGAAAGACACCTTTTTCTCTTTGTCCTTGCGGGCCTGCTTTTCTGCGGAAGCATCGCCCACGGCCAGGACCTGGAAGACAGGGTCATCCGCAGGGTTCTGCCCAACGGGCTGACGGTTCTTCTTCTGGAGCGCCCCCTGAGTCCTACTGTATCGCTCTACATCCGCTACAAGGCCGGGGCGGTCGACGATCCCGACAGCGGCACAGGAGCCGCGCACCTGCTGGAGCACATGCTCTTCAAGGGCACCGAGTCCATCGGTCCCCTGGATCGGGCCGCGGATGCGGAGCTTCTGGAGCGGATCCTCCAGACGGGACGAGAGCTTGATCGGGAGCGTGCCCGGGGGAATCGGGCCGACGCGGAAAAATTGAAGGCCCTGTCCGCCCGTTTGCAAGACCAGCAGTCGCGCCATCGGAAAACGTTCCGTTCGAATGAAATCGACCGGCTCTACACCATGAACGGCGGCGTGAGCCTCAACGCCTCCACGGGACAGGACGTGACCACCTATCACGTCAGCCTTCCTATGAACCGCATCGAGCTCTGGGCCAGGATCGAATCGGACCGCATGATCCGGCCGGTGTTCCGCGAGTTCTACTCCGAGCGCGACGTGGTTCAGGAGGAGCGCCGGCAGCGTACCGATGCGGACCCGGAGGGCCTCCTCTACGAGCGCTTCATGGCTGCCGCCTTCATCTCCCATCCCTACAGGAGACCGATCCTCGGCTGGCCTTCCGACATCGCTTTCCTCGATCCCGCGGTGCTGCAGTCTTTCCTGCTCCATCACCATGCCCCGAACAACACCGTCATCGCCGTCGTCGGTCGAATCCGCCCGGACGAGGTCTTCCGCCTGATCGAGCGGTACTTCGGAGACATTCCCAGGCAGGAGATTCCCCCCGGCCGCCTCACGGAGGAACCTCCCCAGAAGGGCGAACGGAGGATCCGGGTGCATTTCGACGCCCGTCCACAGCTCATGATCGGTTGGCACAAGCCGGCGCTTCCCCATTACGACGACTATGTCTTCGACGTCATCGAGGCGCTGCTTTCCCGGGGCCGGACGTCCCGGTTCTACAGGAACCTGGTCGAGGAAAAAGGAGTGGCGGAAAGCGCGGCCGCATCGAGCAGCCTGCCCGGCTCCCGGTATCCGAACCTGTTCGCGTTCTTCGGAACGCCCCGGGAGCCGCATTCGCCGGAAGCGCTGGAGAAAGCCGTCTATGCGGAAATCGCCAGGCTCCAGGAGGAGCCGGTACCGGAAAAGGAACTGGCAAAAGTGAAGAACCGGATGCGGGCTGATTCCATCCGGGAGCTTGCATCCAACGAGGGAATGGCAAGCAGGCTGTCCTATTACGAGGCCGTTGCCGGCGACTGGCGGTATATCACCGGACACCTGAAGGCCATCGACCGGATCACCGCTGAGGACGTCCAGCGGGTTGCCCGGACGTACCTGATCCCGGATAATCGCACCGTGGCCGTGCTGGAGAAAAAACGATGA
- a CDS encoding electron transfer flavoprotein subunit alpha/FixB family protein codes for MAGIWIFAEHAGQALELLHAAQSLVDAGMGGELTAFSWPGGPAPDELGAGGADEVLMLPALAEDQPLEAYAPAILVDARQERPDLLLFAATARGKDLAAQIAAGLDAGLCSGCISLHWDKESKTLEMERLLYGGAAVQRIAPLAFPVLAAVPPGTFRAGPGNPGREPRIRHLMPPPASPVAVQERKPRQRLEQDISASKVVVCAGRGFEKREDLALARELADALGGALACTRPLSEEMHWLPEDLCIGLSGIQVKPDVYIGIGVSGQVQHLTGIRGAKVVCAVNRDEQAPIFAAADLGVVGDLYAVLPRLLQALKEAASS; via the coding sequence ATGGCAGGAATCTGGATTTTCGCGGAACATGCAGGGCAGGCCCTGGAACTTCTCCATGCGGCTCAGAGCCTCGTCGATGCCGGAATGGGCGGGGAACTTACCGCCTTTTCCTGGCCCGGCGGCCCCGCTCCGGATGAACTGGGCGCAGGCGGCGCCGACGAAGTGCTGATGCTGCCGGCCCTGGCCGAAGATCAGCCCCTCGAGGCCTATGCACCAGCCATTCTGGTGGATGCTCGGCAGGAACGGCCGGACCTGCTCCTCTTCGCCGCCACGGCCCGCGGCAAGGACCTGGCGGCCCAGATCGCCGCAGGCCTGGACGCCGGACTCTGCAGCGGATGCATCTCCCTCCACTGGGACAAGGAATCCAAAACTCTGGAGATGGAGCGGCTCCTCTACGGAGGTGCAGCGGTTCAACGGATTGCTCCTCTCGCCTTCCCCGTCCTGGCGGCCGTTCCCCCGGGTACGTTCCGGGCGGGCCCGGGAAATCCGGGCCGGGAGCCCCGGATCCGGCATCTCATGCCCCCGCCGGCTTCACCGGTCGCCGTGCAGGAACGGAAGCCCCGGCAACGGCTGGAGCAGGATATTTCGGCGTCGAAGGTCGTCGTCTGCGCCGGCCGCGGTTTCGAAAAACGGGAGGATCTCGCCCTCGCACGCGAGCTGGCCGATGCCCTGGGAGGGGCCCTGGCCTGCACAAGGCCGCTGTCGGAGGAAATGCACTGGCTCCCGGAAGACCTCTGCATCGGCCTCTCGGGCATCCAGGTCAAACCGGACGTTTACATCGGCATCGGCGTCTCCGGCCAGGTCCAGCACCTGACGGGGATCCGCGGCGCCAAGGTCGTCTGCGCCGTCAACCGCGACGAGCAGGCACCAATTTTTGCCGCAGCCGACCTGGGCGTCGTCGGTGACCTCTATGCGGTCCTTCCCCGCCTCCTTCAGGCATTGAAGGAAGCGGCGTCTTCCTGA